One window of Chamaesiphon minutus PCC 6605 genomic DNA carries:
- a CDS encoding tetratricopeptide repeat protein, with protein sequence MENHPDRNIRLDLDRHHLADRIYTCMENGDIFGAIDWIDREIATDPNCAYLYAERANFRQQIGDLSGAIVDYDRAIDLQPHNQLFKQWRDLLG encoded by the coding sequence ATGGAAAACCATCCAGATCGAAACATCAGATTGGATCTCGATCGACATCATCTTGCCGATCGGATTTATACTTGCATGGAGAATGGCGATATTTTTGGGGCGATCGATTGGATCGATCGAGAAATTGCCACCGATCCAAATTGTGCTTATTTGTATGCAGAGCGGGCAAACTTTCGGCAGCAGATCGGAGATCTGTCAGGCGCGATCGTCGATTACGATCGGGCGATCGATCTCCAACCCCACAATCAATTATTCAAACAGTGGCGCGATCTCTTGGGATAA
- a CDS encoding sigma-70 family RNA polymerase sigma factor — protein sequence MSKIHFDPPDADLIASLHQGNKNALSVLYDRYGGLVYTLALKLLDRPDEAEDLTQDIFLSFWKQDKFDPSRAKLSSYLCLLTRSRAIDKLRTRQSEQKSLQRFQQNIIPETDLPTPLDSVSLAEERAIVRESLASLSDRQRQILELSYYQNLSQSAIATQLDLPIGTVKTHARQGLIKLRQLLQSQIG from the coding sequence ATGAGCAAAATTCATTTCGATCCTCCCGATGCTGACTTAATTGCTAGTTTGCATCAAGGGAACAAAAATGCTTTAAGTGTTTTATACGATCGCTATGGGGGTTTAGTGTACACTTTAGCCCTAAAATTACTCGATCGTCCTGATGAAGCCGAAGATCTCACCCAAGACATATTCTTGAGCTTTTGGAAACAGGATAAATTCGATCCCAGTCGTGCTAAGTTAAGTAGCTATCTGTGCTTACTGACTCGATCGAGAGCGATCGATAAGTTGCGAACTCGGCAGAGCGAACAGAAATCGCTGCAAAGATTCCAACAAAATATCATTCCCGAAACCGATCTACCGACTCCATTAGATTCAGTAAGTCTTGCTGAGGAACGAGCTATCGTTCGGGAGTCTCTAGCTTCATTAAGCGATCGTCAAAGACAAATTCTCGAATTAAGTTATTATCAAAACCTCAGCCAATCAGCGATTGCCACACAACTCGATCTACCAATAGGTACTGTCAAAACTCATGCACGGCAAGGACTAATTAAATTACGTCAACTGTTGCAATCGCAGATTGGTTAA
- a CDS encoding anti-sigma factor domain-containing protein — protein sequence MSVPISEEEKMLAAGYVLGDLDTLETREFESALNNNPALWAEVYALQAAFNKVPECLPQIDPPLALKAKIIESFDPNLSNSSLTVNLPQPTVNEVTPIPKKVLTWSRALAGIGLCLAGFLSFDNFNLRQQLQFAQQVDREELASVLSQPKSRLLSLSDRSDRVVGKVLFTPGNWQQVIVSAKNLPPLPVDRVYRMWLELANGQVIPCGEFKTDNSGSIFIKLNAKQKPPAGVKAKGVFVTIDRTIDPLEPIGQRVIQGTI from the coding sequence ATGAGTGTCCCAATTTCGGAAGAAGAAAAAATGTTAGCGGCTGGCTATGTATTAGGAGATTTAGACACTTTAGAAACTAGAGAATTTGAATCTGCGCTGAATAACAACCCCGCTTTGTGGGCTGAAGTATATGCGCTCCAAGCTGCCTTTAACAAAGTGCCTGAATGCTTGCCCCAAATCGATCCACCACTGGCATTAAAAGCCAAAATTATCGAGTCTTTCGATCCTAATTTGTCAAACTCCAGTCTAACTGTCAATCTCCCCCAGCCGACGGTAAACGAAGTAACTCCAATCCCTAAAAAAGTGTTGACATGGAGCAGAGCATTAGCAGGAATTGGATTGTGTCTTGCTGGATTTTTATCATTTGATAATTTTAATTTGCGGCAACAATTACAATTTGCCCAACAGGTAGATCGAGAGGAATTAGCAAGTGTATTAAGCCAACCTAAAAGTCGGCTACTTTCCTTGAGCGATCGATCGGATCGAGTAGTGGGAAAAGTGTTATTTACACCTGGAAACTGGCAGCAGGTAATTGTATCAGCCAAAAATCTCCCACCATTACCTGTCGATCGAGTCTATCGGATGTGGTTGGAATTAGCTAATGGACAAGTTATTCCTTGCGGTGAATTCAAAACCGACAATAGCGGCAGCATATTTATTAAGTTAAATGCTAAACAAAAGCCACCAGCAGGTGTCAAAGCTAAGGGTGTGTTTGTGACGATCGATCGAACTATCGATCCACTCGAACCAATAGGGCAAAGAGTAATTCAAGGCACCATTTAA
- a CDS encoding Rieske 2Fe-2S domain-containing protein: protein MNMLQGAPWLLAHKSMLAVNKPFKVSLYGNDYVLWKDLQGNFNALENMCPHMGAMLSEGWCEAKPDGTSRIVCPFHALEFDGKGCTILPGSGKQTLPQLAQLELIIQGDFIWSYGGYEPKIPIPNILNEIAANYEFVGHTGDCSVKTDLRSMLLNMHDYNHQNGTHRELFKITEVQFEKFIDDGHHSHAYYQMPIASSNLWEKLKNPPLFMMPKLMSAHLENHFPHAIVFHSEMPAGTVAQCHFFVPESEGRTRTYVLLFAQPKHPAFYLMKQQFLAVVKVVVDQDAAILSNIYPNAPQKIKLNNEVGMDWVHRNFDSFPEHLPANRRSVKV from the coding sequence ATGAATATGCTCCAAGGCGCACCCTGGCTCTTAGCTCACAAATCTATGCTAGCAGTCAACAAACCCTTCAAAGTATCTCTTTACGGCAATGATTATGTGCTTTGGAAGGATCTACAGGGAAATTTTAATGCCCTTGAAAATATGTGTCCCCACATGGGGGCGATGCTATCCGAAGGTTGGTGCGAAGCGAAACCAGATGGAACGAGTCGAATAGTTTGTCCATTTCACGCACTAGAATTTGATGGTAAAGGTTGTACGATTTTGCCTGGTTCCGGCAAACAAACTCTACCACAATTAGCCCAGCTAGAATTAATTATCCAGGGTGACTTTATTTGGTCGTATGGTGGATATGAACCTAAAATCCCGATTCCTAATATTCTTAATGAAATAGCAGCTAATTACGAATTTGTTGGACATACGGGGGATTGTAGCGTTAAGACTGACTTGCGATCGATGTTATTAAATATGCACGATTATAATCATCAAAATGGCACCCATCGCGAGTTGTTTAAAATCACTGAAGTGCAGTTTGAGAAATTTATTGATGATGGGCATCATTCTCATGCCTATTATCAGATGCCGATCGCATCGAGTAATCTGTGGGAAAAACTCAAAAATCCGCCGCTATTTATGATGCCGAAATTAATGTCAGCACATCTGGAAAATCATTTCCCCCATGCGATCGTTTTTCACAGTGAGATGCCAGCCGGAACTGTCGCTCAATGTCATTTCTTCGTCCCAGAATCTGAAGGTAGAACCCGCACCTATGTTTTACTATTTGCTCAACCCAAACACCCAGCATTTTACCTGATGAAGCAACAGTTTTTAGCGGTGGTAAAAGTTGTTGTCGATCAAGATGCCGCAATTTTGAGTAACATTTATCCGAATGCTCCGCAGAAGATTAAGTTGAATAATGAGGTGGGTATGGATTGGGTTCATCGCAATTTTGACAGCTTTCCAGAGCATCTTCCCGCGAACAGACGATCGGTCAAAGTATGA
- a CDS encoding TetR/AcrR family transcriptional regulator, which yields MNKSSQMSSPNSLRRQPKQQRGQQRVVKILTAAAEVFAEVGYATATTQQIADRANTAVGSIYQFFPDKLAIFHALEAEHMAQVEIVNTRLIAKDIRRPLVQTIGEMVDAHAEYFEHPIHKIVYLQYFLAPIPGLFILFDDKFDRTIVNQFADLCQQRNPNLSREKSELIAEVFHRTYNGLFLTALKSDLEHRHKLYSELKNLLCAYLNPYIGDDLLVPHSEVMICVKCGSDRIAKNGHRNDKQRYLCKNCGKQFAQEYSTRGYPPQIKQHCLALHQQGMSFREIERQTGVSHNTVINWVRQLSTNLGKIKQA from the coding sequence ATGAATAAATCCTCGCAAATGTCAAGTCCTAATTCTTTGCGTCGTCAACCCAAACAACAACGCGGACAACAACGGGTTGTAAAAATCCTGACAGCAGCAGCCGAAGTCTTTGCCGAAGTGGGTTATGCCACCGCGACAACGCAGCAAATAGCCGATCGAGCCAATACAGCCGTTGGCTCAATTTATCAATTCTTCCCTGACAAATTGGCGATCTTCCATGCCTTAGAAGCGGAGCATATGGCGCAAGTTGAAATCGTCAATACCAGACTAATCGCCAAAGATATCCGTCGTCCCCTCGTCCAAACGATCGGAGAAATGGTCGATGCTCACGCAGAGTATTTCGAGCATCCGATCCACAAAATTGTCTATTTACAGTACTTTCTTGCTCCAATACCAGGATTATTTATTCTATTTGACGATAAGTTCGATCGAACGATCGTCAATCAATTCGCCGATCTTTGTCAACAGCGCAACCCCAATCTCAGTCGCGAAAAAAGCGAGTTAATCGCGGAAGTATTCCATCGTACCTATAATGGCTTATTTCTCACTGCCCTCAAAAGCGATCTCGAACATCGACATAAACTATATTCAGAGCTAAAAAATTTACTTTGTGCCTATCTCAATCCGTATATCGGCGACGATCTGCTCGTACCGCACAGCGAAGTAATGATATGCGTGAAATGCGGTAGCGATCGAATAGCAAAAAATGGACATCGAAATGACAAGCAGCGGTATCTATGTAAAAATTGTGGCAAGCAGTTTGCCCAAGAATATAGTACTCGTGGCTATCCTCCGCAAATTAAGCAGCATTGCTTGGCATTACATCAGCAAGGCATGAGTTTTCGCGAGATCGAACGCCAAACTGGAGTTTCTCATAACACGGTAATTAATTGGGTACGACAATTGAGTACCAATCTCGGTAAAATTAAGCAAGCTTAA
- a CDS encoding IS4 family transposase → MLPELYHAHLSEKFTRGNYLLTILLIQVVQSIKEVTLESIATKLAMPIKFESRRKKVQRFLSNDEWDLDNVWLSLVIAWIKGNVKQNNIIYLAIDRTKWQSNNILMVSMIWRKRAIPIYWQMLDKQGNSTLENQQLVLTPVFAALSDYSLLVLGDREFCSVTLANWLREQKIDFCLRLKKNVCIKTEEELWTELKRLGLEPGNSFFNQEVTIRKTAPVEGFNLAGKWLGKYRNITTKEPWYILTSLADLQAAVDTYAKRFGIEEMFRDFKGGGYNLEKTNLTGERLSKLLILLSLAYLKSIIQGIDIKSKQVQEYLGRKTEHHRKYARHSTFYIGLWGESWVDSTSSNWQVVVELMSLSPHKLPNYQQGLRAMRLILSAL, encoded by the coding sequence ATGTTACCAGAATTGTATCATGCCCATTTGTCAGAAAAATTCACACGCGGTAACTACTTATTGACAATTTTATTGATTCAAGTAGTGCAATCTATTAAAGAAGTCACGCTAGAAAGCATCGCAACAAAACTAGCGATGCCAATTAAATTTGAAAGCAGAAGAAAAAAAGTCCAGAGATTTTTATCAAATGATGAATGGGATTTAGATAATGTTTGGTTATCACTAGTGATTGCTTGGATTAAAGGCAATGTCAAACAGAATAATATTATATATTTAGCAATAGATCGAACCAAATGGCAATCAAACAATATTTTGATGGTCAGTATGATTTGGCGAAAGAGAGCAATTCCTATTTATTGGCAAATGCTTGATAAACAAGGGAACAGTACATTGGAAAACCAACAATTAGTATTAACCCCAGTATTCGCTGCCCTATCAGATTATAGCTTGTTGGTACTGGGAGATCGTGAATTTTGTAGTGTTACTCTTGCGAACTGGCTTAGAGAGCAGAAAATAGATTTCTGTTTACGACTGAAAAAGAATGTTTGTATCAAGACTGAAGAGGAATTGTGGACTGAACTGAAAAGGCTAGGATTAGAGCCAGGAAATAGCTTTTTTAATCAAGAAGTAACAATTAGAAAAACTGCACCAGTTGAAGGATTTAACCTAGCAGGTAAATGGCTAGGTAAATATCGAAATATTACCACAAAAGAGCCTTGGTATATTCTGACCAGCTTGGCAGATCTACAAGCAGCAGTTGATACCTATGCTAAAAGATTTGGAATTGAGGAGATGTTTCGAGACTTTAAGGGCGGAGGATATAACTTAGAAAAGACTAATTTAACGGGCGAACGATTGAGCAAATTATTGATTTTGCTATCACTAGCATACTTGAAGAGTATCATCCAAGGGATAGATATCAAATCAAAGCAAGTTCAAGAATATCTCGGCAGAAAAACAGAACATCACCGAAAATATGCTAGACATAGCACTTTCTATATTGGACTCTGGGGTGAATCATGGGTCGATTCAACATCTAGTAATTGGCAGGTTGTTGTTGAATTAATGTCTTTGTCCCCACATAAACTACCTAATTATCAACAAGGCTTGAGAGCTATGAGACTTATCCTATCAGCGTTATAG
- a CDS encoding osmosensitive K+ channel His kinase sensor gives MQTYRRGKHKIFIGMSPGVGKTYRMLEEGHRLRAEGIDVVIGLLETHNRAETIAKAIGLEQVPRQQITWQDVTLSEMDVPAILRRQPQLVLIDELAHTNIPGSDREKRYQDVEQILQAGIDVYSTVNIQHIESLNDTVAQLTGIVVRERIPDRVLEAADEVVVVDVTPETLQERLRDGKIYAPDKIDRSLNNFFQRRNLAALRELALREVADNIEEGTEQANGDALVTASCNIHERVLVCISTYSNTIQLLRRGARVANYMHARFYVLFVNEPDRFLTKAESLHIATCERLCQEFGGEFLQVRAYKVLEAIVQTAQQYRITQIVMGESQKSRWQIFWKGSLTQQILRLLKNVDIHIISTSKSTTQ, from the coding sequence ATGCAAACCTACCGTCGCGGTAAACATAAAATCTTCATCGGCATGAGTCCCGGTGTCGGCAAAACCTACCGAATGCTCGAAGAAGGACATCGCCTGCGCGCCGAAGGCATCGATGTCGTCATCGGCTTGCTCGAAACCCACAATCGTGCCGAAACGATCGCCAAAGCCATCGGACTAGAGCAAGTCCCCCGCCAGCAAATTACCTGGCAAGATGTTACCCTCTCCGAGATGGATGTCCCCGCCATCCTTCGCCGCCAACCGCAACTGGTATTAATAGACGAGCTAGCACATACCAATATCCCTGGTTCCGATCGCGAAAAACGCTATCAGGATGTCGAACAGATTCTCCAGGCGGGCATCGACGTATATTCCACCGTGAATATCCAACACATTGAAAGCCTCAACGATACCGTCGCACAGCTTACAGGCATCGTCGTCCGCGAACGTATACCCGATCGCGTCCTCGAAGCTGCCGATGAAGTCGTCGTCGTCGATGTCACGCCTGAAACCCTCCAAGAACGCCTCCGCGATGGCAAGATCTACGCTCCCGACAAGATCGATCGCTCGTTGAATAATTTCTTTCAGCGACGTAATTTGGCCGCACTCCGCGAGTTGGCATTGCGAGAAGTCGCCGATAATATCGAGGAAGGCACCGAACAGGCAAACGGTGATGCACTCGTCACCGCCTCTTGCAACATTCACGAACGCGTATTGGTATGTATTTCTACATACTCCAATACGATCCAATTACTCAGACGCGGCGCGCGAGTTGCTAACTACATGCACGCTCGTTTTTATGTCTTATTTGTCAACGAACCCGATCGATTTTTGACTAAAGCTGAGAGCTTGCATATCGCCACCTGCGAACGGCTCTGTCAAGAATTTGGCGGAGAATTTCTGCAAGTACGTGCATACAAAGTACTGGAGGCGATCGTCCAAACCGCCCAACAATATCGGATTACCCAGATCGTCATGGGTGAAAGTCAAAAATCGCGCTGGCAAATCTTCTGGAAAGGTTCGTTAACTCAACAGATTCTCCGACTGCTCAAAAACGTCGATATACATATCATCTCTACGAGTAAATCAACTACACAATAA
- the kdpC gene encoding K(+)-transporting ATPase subunit C: protein MNPIREIAKAIRATLTLWLLVAIIYPLTILTISQIALPYQANGSPIKNPQGQILGSALIGQPFTTDRYFNSRPSSTSYSTADPKKDEAGILKTGVSGATNLAPTNPALLDRINGKTDPDLKKALPGDLPRLQQAGIKPTADLLYTSGSSLDPHITPAAARAQVQRISAARNLPTNRVELLIGQNTDDRFLGIFGEPGVNVLKLNLALDALR from the coding sequence ATGAATCCCATCCGCGAAATCGCCAAAGCCATCCGCGCCACCCTCACCCTCTGGCTCCTTGTCGCCATCATCTACCCCCTCACCATCCTTACCATCTCCCAAATCGCCCTCCCCTACCAAGCCAACGGCAGTCCCATTAAAAACCCCCAAGGTCAAATCCTCGGCTCTGCCCTCATCGGTCAACCCTTCACCACAGATCGCTACTTCAACAGCCGCCCCAGCAGCACCAGCTACAGCACCGCCGATCCCAAAAAAGACGAAGCAGGTATCCTCAAAACCGGAGTATCCGGAGCCACCAACCTCGCCCCCACCAACCCCGCATTACTCGATCGCATCAACGGCAAAACCGACCCCGACCTCAAAAAAGCCCTCCCTGGCGACCTACCCAGACTCCAACAAGCAGGCATCAAACCCACAGCAGACCTCCTCTACACCTCCGGCTCCAGCCTCGACCCCCACATCACCCCAGCAGCCGCCAGAGCGCAAGTTCAGCGCATCTCCGCCGCCCGCAATCTTCCAACCAATCGAGTCGAACTATTAATCGGGCAAAATACCGACGATCGCTTCCTCGGCATCTTCGGCGAACCTGGTGTCAACGTCCTCAAATTAAACTTAGCTCTAGATGCGCTACGTTAA
- a CDS encoding potassium-transporting ATPase subunit F produces MKCFPTDDLALLWQTWSRRKYPTYIFLALCLNVILASAAFAATGDTFTRPQIYALGILGLGTVALSGYLFVVMFQPERF; encoded by the coding sequence ATGAAATGCTTCCCCACTGACGATCTCGCCCTACTCTGGCAAACCTGGAGCCGCCGCAAATACCCCACATACATCTTCCTCGCCCTCTGCCTCAACGTCATCCTCGCCTCAGCCGCCTTCGCCGCCACAGGTGACACTTTCACCCGCCCCCAAATCTACGCCCTCGGCATTCTCGGACTCGGCACCGTGGCTCTGTCTGGTTATCTATTCGTCGTCATGTTTCAACCCGAACGATTTTAG
- the kdpB gene encoding potassium-transporting ATPase subunit KdpB, with amino-acid sequence MKATTSRPPQPTETSRQRRSPTADTSGLYQRAIRDAFVKLDPRIAVGNPVMFLVWVGTIVTFLVTLDPNLFGTVAAEPNRQRVLNGLITIILFLTVIFANFAEAIAEGRGKAQADTLRSSRSDTIARKVLPDGSIGQVSSTELRKGDRVKVALGETIPADGEVVAGVASVDESAITGESAPVLKQPGTDIASSVTGGTRVVSDELTIQITADPGQGFIDRMIALVEGAKRTKTPNEIALTVFLAVLTQVFLIVVATLSPLANYVNTPISIAILVALLVALIPTTIGGLLSAIGIAGMNRVSQFNVIATSGRAVEACGDVNTLILDKTGTITLGNRLADEFIPVNGHSLQEVAAVALAGSLFDETPEGKSIVQLAEKLGAKLDFLGGGSIEQIRDRAEGIDFSARTRMSGTDLPNDIEIRKGAIDAIRGFVRSRGGNIPDEFDAAYERVSRLGGTPLGICKNGDLYGVIYLKDIVKPGLKERFDQLRRMGVRTIMLTGDNRITASVIAQEAGVDDFIAEATPEDKIDVIKREQSAGKLVAMTGDGTNDAPALAQANVGVAMNSGTQAAKEAANMVDLDSDPTKLIDLVAIGKQLLITRGALTTFSIANDIAKYFAIIPTIFAAAGIGALNIMGLKNPQSAILAALIYNALIIPALIPLALNGVKFRPLTADQLLQRNILIYGLGGVIAPFIAIKIIDVLIPIS; translated from the coding sequence ATGAAAGCCACTACTTCTCGCCCGCCACAACCAACCGAAACTAGCCGCCAACGGCGATCTCCTACAGCCGACACATCGGGACTTTATCAACGTGCTATTCGCGATGCCTTTGTCAAACTCGACCCCCGCATTGCCGTCGGGAACCCCGTGATGTTCCTCGTCTGGGTTGGGACGATCGTCACCTTCCTCGTCACCCTCGACCCCAATCTGTTCGGGACGGTAGCCGCCGAGCCGAACCGCCAGCGGGTCTTAAATGGGTTGATTACCATCATTTTATTTTTGACAGTAATTTTCGCCAACTTTGCCGAAGCAATCGCCGAAGGACGCGGTAAAGCCCAAGCCGATACCCTCAGATCGAGCAGATCGGATACGATCGCTCGCAAGGTCTTACCGGATGGATCGATCGGCCAAGTTAGCTCCACCGAACTCCGCAAAGGCGATCGTGTCAAAGTTGCACTCGGCGAAACTATCCCCGCCGATGGCGAAGTTGTCGCTGGTGTCGCTTCCGTCGATGAGTCGGCCATTACAGGCGAATCCGCACCAGTCCTCAAACAACCTGGAACCGACATCGCCAGTTCCGTCACGGGTGGGACGCGGGTAGTATCCGATGAACTAACCATCCAGATTACCGCCGATCCGGGACAGGGCTTTATCGATCGCATGATCGCCCTCGTTGAAGGTGCCAAACGTACCAAAACCCCCAACGAAATTGCCCTGACAGTCTTCCTCGCTGTCCTCACGCAGGTATTTTTAATCGTCGTCGCCACCCTCTCACCACTGGCTAACTACGTCAACACCCCAATTTCGATCGCCATTCTCGTCGCTCTATTAGTAGCCCTCATTCCCACCACCATTGGCGGACTACTCAGCGCGATCGGGATTGCTGGGATGAATCGCGTGTCCCAATTTAACGTCATCGCCACCTCTGGCCGCGCCGTCGAAGCCTGTGGCGATGTAAATACCTTAATTCTCGACAAAACGGGCACCATCACCCTGGGCAACCGCCTAGCCGATGAATTTATCCCCGTCAACGGTCACTCACTCCAAGAAGTTGCTGCCGTCGCTCTAGCAGGTAGCCTCTTCGATGAAACGCCCGAAGGTAAATCGATCGTCCAACTCGCCGAAAAATTGGGTGCCAAGCTCGACTTTCTGGGTGGTGGCTCGATCGAACAGATTCGCGATCGCGCCGAAGGCATCGACTTCTCCGCCCGCACCCGTATGAGCGGTACCGATCTCCCCAACGATATCGAAATTCGCAAAGGCGCGATCGATGCCATTCGTGGCTTCGTCCGATCGCGTGGCGGCAACATTCCCGATGAATTTGATGCCGCCTACGAGCGCGTCTCCCGACTCGGCGGCACCCCCCTCGGCATTTGTAAAAACGGCGATTTATATGGTGTCATCTACCTCAAAGATATCGTCAAACCCGGACTCAAAGAACGCTTCGACCAACTTCGGCGCATGGGCGTGCGTACCATCATGCTCACAGGCGACAACCGGATCACCGCCTCCGTCATCGCTCAAGAAGCAGGCGTCGATGACTTCATCGCCGAAGCCACCCCCGAAGACAAAATCGACGTAATTAAACGCGAACAGTCCGCAGGCAAACTCGTCGCCATGACTGGAGACGGCACCAATGACGCTCCCGCCCTCGCCCAAGCCAACGTCGGCGTAGCCATGAACTCCGGCACCCAAGCCGCCAAAGAAGCTGCCAACATGGTCGATCTCGACTCCGATCCTACAAAGTTAATCGATCTCGTCGCGATCGGCAAACAACTCCTGATTACCCGTGGGGCGTTGACAACTTTCTCGATCGCCAATGACATTGCCAAATACTTCGCCATCATCCCCACCATCTTCGCCGCCGCAGGCATCGGCGCATTAAACATCATGGGACTAAAAAATCCCCAATCCGCCATCCTTGCCGCCCTGATCTACAACGCCCTCATTATCCCCGCCCTCATCCCCCTCGCCCTCAACGGTGTCAAATTCCGTCCCCTCACCGCCGACCAACTCCTCCAGCGCAACATCCTGATCTACGGCTTAGGCGGCGTCATCGCCCCCTTCATTGCTATCAAAATCATCGATGTGCTCATCCCTATCTCTTAA
- the kdpA gene encoding potassium-transporting ATPase subunit KdpA, producing MLQGWLQIGLTLVLIVAITPIFGGYIARVYLGQRTLLDRVLHPVERLIFGLSGVKPEVQMTGWQYARAILYSNLAMAILLFAILMLQGVLPLNPTGLGAPTWDTALHTTISFITNTNQQHYSGETTISYLTQTVGLGFMFFTSAATGIAVAIAFIRGLTGRSLGNFYVDLTLAITRILLPISVVGAILLVAAGVPETLSGPIVVPTLEDPNLRQAIALGPVAHFEIIKQLGENGGGFFAINSAHPFENPNGFSNLIQILTMISIPTAMIYAYGVIANNRKQAWLVFGMVFIIYVAFIIVTAIGEYQGNPLVNSILGSTQPNLEGKEVRFGWAQSALFAVTTTGTMTGAVNSMHDSFMPAGGFVLLSNLFLQIIWGGQGTGTAYLFSYLILAVFVTGLMVGRTPEFLGRKIEKNEVVLTSFLLLLVHPIFVLLPGAIALALPEQLAGISNPGFHGLAQVLYEYASATANNGSGFEGLADSQPAPTALWWNLSTSLSLLGGRYIPIVALLILADGMSRKQPVPFTTGTLRTDTVLFTSVTAGVILIMGALTFFPVLALGPIAEAFQLAKGA from the coding sequence ATGCTACAGGGATGGCTTCAAATTGGATTAACGTTAGTTCTAATCGTGGCAATTACGCCGATATTTGGTGGGTATATCGCCCGCGTTTATTTGGGTCAAAGAACGCTACTCGATCGAGTATTGCATCCGGTCGAACGGCTGATTTTTGGCCTCAGCGGGGTCAAGCCGGAAGTTCAGATGACAGGCTGGCAATATGCGAGGGCAATTTTATATAGCAATTTGGCAATGGCGATATTGCTGTTTGCGATCTTGATGTTGCAGGGAGTGCTGCCGCTCAACCCCACTGGTTTAGGCGCGCCCACTTGGGACACCGCACTACATACGACTATTTCATTTATTACCAATACCAATCAGCAACATTATTCTGGCGAAACAACGATTAGTTACTTGACGCAGACAGTCGGGTTGGGTTTTATGTTCTTCACCTCAGCGGCGACGGGAATTGCGGTCGCGATCGCCTTTATTCGCGGCCTAACAGGGAGATCGTTAGGCAATTTTTATGTCGATCTGACGCTGGCAATTACGCGGATTTTGCTGCCGATTAGTGTCGTGGGTGCGATTTTATTAGTGGCTGCGGGCGTTCCCGAAACGCTATCTGGGCCGATCGTCGTGCCCACCTTAGAAGACCCGAATCTGCGTCAAGCGATCGCCCTCGGCCCCGTCGCCCACTTTGAAATCATCAAACAATTAGGTGAAAACGGCGGTGGTTTTTTTGCAATTAACTCAGCACACCCATTTGAGAATCCCAATGGATTTTCCAATCTAATTCAGATCTTGACGATGATTTCGATTCCCACGGCGATGATTTATGCCTACGGTGTCATTGCCAACAATCGCAAGCAAGCCTGGTTAGTTTTCGGGATGGTGTTTATTATTTACGTTGCATTTATCATCGTCACCGCGATCGGCGAGTACCAAGGCAATCCCCTCGTCAACTCCATCCTCGGCAGTACACAGCCCAATTTAGAAGGCAAAGAAGTCCGCTTCGGCTGGGCGCAATCGGCTTTATTTGCCGTCACCACCACCGGGACGATGACTGGTGCAGTCAATTCCATGCACGACTCCTTCATGCCTGCGGGTGGATTTGTGCTGTTGTCTAACCTGTTTCTCCAAATCATCTGGGGCGGACAAGGTACGGGCACTGCTTATCTATTTTCTTATCTGATTCTGGCAGTATTTGTGACCGGATTGATGGTCGGACGCACCCCCGAATTCTTGGGACGCAAGATCGAGAAAAACGAGGTGGTCTTAACCAGCTTCTTACTCTTACTCGTACATCCCATTTTCGTATTGCTTCCAGGCGCGATCGCCCTAGCATTGCCCGAACAACTCGCAGGTATCAGCAATCCAGGCTTTCACGGACTTGCCCAAGTCCTGTACGAATATGCCTCCGCCACTGCCAATAATGGTTCTGGCTTTGAAGGATTAGCCGATAGCCAACCCGCGCCCACAGCCCTTTGGTGGAACCTGAGTACATCTTTGAGTTTGCTCGGCGGACGTTATATCCCGATCGTGGCTCTACTGATCCTCGCCGATGGCATGTCCCGCAAACAACCAGTTCCCTTTACCACAGGTACGCTCCGCACCGATACCGTTCTATTTACCAGCGTCACCGCAGGCGTCATCCTCATCATGGGTGCCTTAACCTTCTTCCCCGTCCTGGCTTTGGGGCCGATCGCAGAAGCCTTCCAACTGGCTAAGGGAGCTTGA